Proteins found in one Caldisericia bacterium genomic segment:
- a CDS encoding ABC transporter permease, which produces MAISYETELTTYKAESYWQIVFRRLKKHKLAMISLVILIIIILTCLIGPFFVKYHYNYMEGYDPDNPYRGEYKPPSKYHPLGTDELGRDVLSRLLIGGRISLFVGFAAMFSAIVIGVIIGALAGYYGGILDTILMRFTDIMFSIPVLPLLVVLAAVIPGGGVWKIVLVIAIFGWMTDARLVRGVYLSLKEQEFTEAARAIGASNSRIIWRHLLPNSMAPIIVSATLAIGGNIIYEASLSYLGFGIMPPTPSWGNMLQNAQSAMFNAPWLIWFPGLALFITVLSFNFLGDGLRDALDPRLKI; this is translated from the coding sequence ATGGCTATATCATATGAAACTGAATTAACTACATATAAAGCAGAATCTTATTGGCAAATTGTATTTAGAAGATTAAAAAAACATAAATTAGCAATGATTTCTCTTGTCATTCTTATAATAATAATTTTGACATGTCTTATTGGTCCATTTTTTGTTAAATATCATTATAACTATATGGAAGGGTATGATCCAGATAATCCTTATCGTGGGGAATATAAACCACCCTCTAAATATCATCCACTTGGAACAGATGAATTGGGAAGAGATGTTTTATCAAGATTATTAATTGGTGGAAGAATATCCCTTTTTGTAGGTTTTGCAGCAATGTTTTCTGCAATTGTTATTGGTGTTATAATTGGTGCTCTTGCTGGATATTATGGTGGAATACTTGATACAATTCTCATGAGATTTACAGATATAATGTTTTCTATTCCTGTTTTGCCTCTCCTTGTTGTTTTAGCAGCAGTAATTCCTGGTGGCGGAGTTTGGAAAATTGTTCTTGTTATTGCAATTTTTGGATGGATGACGGATGCAAGACTTGTAAGAGGGGTGTACCTTTCCTTAAAAGAACAAGAGTTTACTGAAGCGGCAAGAGCAATTGGCGCATCAAATTCAAGAATAATTTGGAGGCACCTCCTTCCAAATTCCATGGCGCCAATAATTGTTTCAGCAACACTTGCAATTGGTGGAAATATAATTTATGAAGCTTCCCTAAGTTATCTTGGTTTTGGAATAATGCCACCCACACCTTCATGGGGAAATATGCTTCAAAATGCCCAGAGCGCAATGTTTAATGCTCCTTGGCTTATATGGTTTCCTGGACTAGCTCTTTTTATAACAGTTCTATCTTTTAATTTTCTTGGTGATGGGTTGAGAGATGCTCTTGACCCAAGATTAAAGATTTAA
- a CDS encoding ABC transporter permease → MRNYLIRRILQMIPLAIGVALVTFVVLNLVGDPFAQYALNPRIRPEDIARMRHAWGFDLPIHLRFFKWFWSMITGNWGVSIFTGGRPVAELIKNALSWTLKFSVASFILSFVIAVPIGIYSALHQYSFFDYLFTGFAFFGMSMPTFWFSFILLMIFGVKLGWLPIGGVMTPGMETAPFWVRFFDQLKYFILPVVMLSLYSMGSWMRYARSSMLEVIRQDYVRTARAKGLPERLVIYKHALRNALIPIITLLGVALPGIISGAMITETVFGIPGMGRLTLNAMLNNDYPLAMISLLLQSYLLIIGNLVADILYAVVDPRIKYT, encoded by the coding sequence TTGAGGAATTATCTAATTAGAAGAATTTTACAAATGATACCCCTTGCAATCGGGGTTGCCTTAGTTACTTTTGTTGTTTTAAATTTGGTTGGAGATCCATTTGCTCAATATGCACTTAATCCAAGAATAAGACCCGAAGATATTGCTCGTATGAGACATGCATGGGGATTTGATCTTCCAATTCATTTAAGATTTTTTAAATGGTTTTGGTCAATGATTACTGGAAATTGGGGCGTTTCAATTTTTACAGGTGGAAGACCTGTTGCAGAACTTATTAAAAACGCTCTATCTTGGACATTAAAATTTTCTGTAGCCTCCTTTATTCTTTCTTTTGTTATTGCTGTCCCAATTGGAATATATTCAGCACTTCATCAATACAGTTTCTTTGATTATCTTTTTACAGGATTTGCCTTTTTTGGAATGTCAATGCCTACTTTTTGGTTTTCTTTTATTCTTCTTATGATTTTTGGAGTAAAACTTGGTTGGCTTCCAATTGGAGGAGTTATGACTCCAGGAATGGAGACCGCTCCTTTTTGGGTAAGATTTTTTGACCAATTAAAATATTTTATTTTACCAGTAGTTATGCTTTCTCTATATAGTATGGGTTCATGGATGAGATATGCAAGAAGTTCAATGCTTGAAGTTATAAGACAAGATTATGTTAGAACTGCAAGAGCAAAAGGTTTACCAGAAAGATTAGTTATCTATAAGCATGCTTTAAGAAATGCTTTAATTCCAATTATTACTCTTCTTGGTGTTGCATTGCCAGGAATAATTTCAGGCGCTATGATAACTGAAACTGTTTTTGGAATTCCTGGTATGGGAAGACTGACTCTTAATGCAATGTTAAATAATGATTATCCCCTTGCAATGATATCTCTTCTTTTACAATCTTATCTATTAATTATTGGTAACCTTGTAGCAGACATTTTATATGCAGTAGTTGACCCAAGAATAAAATATACATAA